In Rhinoraja longicauda isolate Sanriku21f chromosome 13, sRhiLon1.1, whole genome shotgun sequence, one genomic interval encodes:
- the LOC144599342 gene encoding MAM domain-containing protein 2-like, translated as MKPTGCFWDCNFDSDLCQWTQSKADTLDWKRISGPTPSPNTGPTYDHTTAGGHYIYLEGNDGKPGDRAHLVSPPCANGGAHCMRFWYHIFGVARTMMLNVYQVEHGMMNLEWSVTGNMGNRWIMGEIDFYLPPNSQIILEAVRGNDYRSDIAVDDISFHAGCCGVGCDTTTATTTTTTTMITSTVKSDKGKQCACELGPSLCCFLLECNRMVEFLA; from the exons ATGAAACCCACAGGTTGTTTCTGGGATTGTAACTTTGATAGTGACCTGTGCCAATGGACGCAATCCAAGGCCGACACGTTGGACTGGAAGCGCATCAGTGGGCCGACACCCTCGCCTAACACAGGGCCCACCTATGACCACACCACTGCAg GTGGTCACTACATTTACTTGGAAGGCAACGATGGCAAACCAGGAGACCGAGCCCACTTGGTCAGCCCTCCATGTGCAAACGGAGGGGCTCACTGCATGCGATTCTGGTACCACATATTTGGAGTGGCCCGAACTATGATGTTGAACGTTTACCAGGTTGAACATGGAATGATGAACCTGGAGTGGTCGGTGACTGGAAATATGGGCAACAGGTGGATAATGGGAGAAATAGACTTCTACCTCCCTCCAAATTCACAG ATCATCCTTGAAGCAGTTCGTGGCAATGACTACCGGAGTGATATTGCTGTGGATGACATTTCCTTCCACGCCGGATGTTGTGGAG TGGGATGTGACACAAcaactgccaccaccaccaccaccaccacaatgaTAACCAGCACTGTGAAGTCTGATAAAGGCAAGCAATGTGCATGTGAATTGGGACCTTCATTGTGCTGCTTTTTATTGGAGTGTAACAGAATGGTTGAATTCCTGGCATAG